Proteins encoded by one window of Amaranthus tricolor cultivar Red isolate AtriRed21 chromosome 4, ASM2621246v1, whole genome shotgun sequence:
- the LOC130809854 gene encoding 1-aminocyclopropane-1-carboxylate oxidase homolog 4-like translates to MTTNNNIKHVLDEHDRVKALQEFENTKLGVKGLVDSGIIRIPPIFHHPPETLFDHGPPDPLDKDQIIPVIDLLGDRKELVEQLRDASCKFGFFQVKNHGVAVELLERLLDAMKGFHESDPSKKIPFYRRDTVTSGTGVGFHSNYDLFHSKAASWRDSLVIRLAPIPVDPNDIPQACRNEVVEWDKEVKKLAEKLMELLSEGLGLSSDKLIGKSYLGRRGMVGNYYPYCPEPNKTIGIASHTDPGILTVLLQDQVGGLQVKYDGKWIDLKPVPGALVVNLGDLFQIISNDVYKSGEHRVYANPFKKSRVSIAVFFSPGEYENMYGPLAELVSPERPKLYQQLKFSDLINNFYSRELEGKSMTSYFRL, encoded by the exons ATGACAACCAATAACAACATAAAACATGTGCTTGATGAACATGACCGAGTTAAAGCCCTACAAGAATTTGAGAACACTAAACTAGGAGTTAAAGGCCTTGTTGACTCGGGCATTATTCGGATTCCACCCATTTTCCACCATCCACCCGAGACCCTTTTTGATCATGGACCACCCGACCCACTTGATAAAGACCAGATCATACCCGTTATTGACCTCTTGGGTGACCGGAAAGAGCTTGTGGAGCAGCTCCGCGACGCCTCATGTAAGTTCGGATTCTTTCAAGTGAAGAACCATGGTGTGGCAGTCGAGCTTCTCGAGCGTCTACTTGATGCTATGAAGGGTTTTCATGAGTCAGACCCGAGTAAAAAGATTCCGTTTTACCGACGAGATACGGTAACTTCAGGAACGGGAGTTGggtttcattcaaattatgatTTGTTTCATTCAAAAGCTGCTAGTTGGAGGGATTCACTTGTTATTCGTCTGGCTCCGATTCCAGTTGATCCTAATGATATCCCACAAGCTTGCAG AAATGAAGTGGTAGAATGGGATAAAGAAGTGAAGAAACTTGCAGAAAAACTGATGGAATTGCTGTCAGAAGGCTTGGGACTAAGTTCAGATAAACTGATAGGAAAGTCATATTTAGGAAGAAGAGGAATGGTCGGGAATTACTATCCATATTGTCCAGAACCAAACAAGACAATTGGTATTGCTTCACATACAGATCCTGGGATTTTAACTGTCTTACTTCAGGATCAAGTTGGTGGACTCCAAGTCAAGTATGATGGTAAATGGATCGATCTCAAACCCGTTCCTGGTGCCCTTGTTGTTAACCTCGGCGACTTATTTCAG ATAATATCGAATGATGTATACAAGAGTGGAGAGCATAGAGTATATGCTAATCCTTTTAAAAAATCGCGAGTTTCAATTGCGGTTTTCTTCAGCCCGGGAGAATATGAGAATATGTACGGACCTTTGGCAGAGTTGGTATCGCCTGAAAGACCAAAATTGTATCAGCAGCTCAAATTCTCAGACTTGatcaataatttttactcaaggGAGTTAGAGGGCAA